Proteins encoded together in one Actinomycetes bacterium window:
- a CDS encoding TIGR00300 family protein, with protein sequence MPAHTETLEITGHVIDSMLFTRILDQVREAKADYEIQQFDVGRTPVDPSYARLLIRADDADSLEALVQSLMGLGMTRLETGEATLVPAEMDGVLPDGFYSSTNLETEVRVDGTWHRVENPEMDCAIVVADGRARTVPMSDVVLGDPVVVGSRGLRVQPRDRGRAGEVFEFMSSQVSSEKPQALIVRRVAAAMRLTKSRGEKILWVAGPAVVHTGAGPSVVRLIEAGYMDVLFAGNALATHDIEGALYGTSLGVNLSEGVGVEHGHEHHIRALNTIRRCGSIAKAVEQGVLTSGIMHACVQHGVDFVLGGSVRDDGPLPDTVTDVIDAQRQMRSMVPGVGYALMVATMLHSIATGNMLPASVPLV encoded by the coding sequence ATGCCCGCCCACACCGAGACCTTGGAGATCACCGGCCACGTCATCGACTCGATGCTGTTCACCCGCATCCTGGACCAGGTCCGGGAGGCAAAGGCCGACTACGAGATCCAGCAGTTCGACGTCGGCCGCACCCCGGTCGACCCGTCGTACGCGCGGCTGCTGATCAGGGCCGACGACGCCGACAGCCTCGAGGCACTGGTCCAGTCCCTGATGGGCCTTGGCATGACCCGCCTCGAGACGGGCGAGGCCACGCTGGTCCCCGCCGAGATGGACGGCGTCCTCCCCGACGGCTTCTACTCCTCGACCAACCTCGAGACCGAGGTGCGGGTGGACGGCACCTGGCACCGGGTCGAGAACCCGGAGATGGACTGCGCCATCGTGGTCGCCGACGGGCGCGCCCGCACGGTGCCCATGTCCGACGTCGTGCTCGGCGACCCGGTGGTGGTCGGCAGCCGCGGCCTGCGGGTCCAGCCCCGCGACCGGGGCCGGGCCGGCGAGGTGTTCGAGTTCATGTCCTCCCAGGTGTCGAGCGAGAAGCCGCAGGCGCTGATCGTCCGCCGGGTGGCCGCGGCCATGCGGCTCACCAAGTCCCGGGGCGAGAAGATCCTGTGGGTGGCTGGGCCGGCCGTGGTCCACACCGGGGCCGGGCCGTCGGTGGTGCGGCTGATCGAGGCCGGCTACATGGACGTGCTGTTCGCCGGCAACGCGCTCGCCACCCACGACATCGAGGGCGCGCTCTACGGCACCTCGCTCGGGGTCAACCTCTCCGAGGGCGTCGGGGTCGAGCACGGCCATGAGCACCACATCCGGGCCCTCAACACCATCCGGCGCTGCGGCTCGATCGCCAAGGCGGTAGAGCAGGGCGTGCTCACCTCCGGGATTATGCACGCCTGCGTGCAGCACGGCGTGGACTTCGTGCTCGGCGGGTCGGTCCGCGACGACGGGCCGCTGCCCGACACGGTCACCGACGTGATCGACGCCCAGCGCCAGATGCGCTCCATGGTGCCCGGGGTTGGCTACGCGCTCATGGTCGCGACCATGCTCCACTCCATCGCCACCGGCAACATGCTGCCCGCCTCGGTCCCGCTGGT